A part of Acropora palmata chromosome 8, jaAcrPala1.3, whole genome shotgun sequence genomic DNA contains:
- the LOC141890528 gene encoding TNF receptor-associated factor 3-like: MANFILEPDERLICPICKTVFKEPWQTSCGHRFCKLCLESLLRETSMRCPVDGHQISQDESFRDKCCEREILDLRCRCQYHGKNCNWMGEFRNFEAHEASCQYGNAQCSACGETMERRKLEEHALNDCSKRAVMCTYCGGTVLHSSMKDHLDFCRKLPESCPLLCGKEAIPRDMLDDHLTMECPQAEVRCPFSIHGCEFKGKKESIDDHLRKNIMVHVEKMNQSTAENQRKHAKVEEKMTSLEKENNTLKQQLQNQSEELVMAKINIQTQQTKISLIERSMEGQKNDLAKLRRDLDAIECEGGGAIVSSLIEEILTTVREHEERVTNLQSELVRIKEMRLSSSDTETRLRSFSDNHSVCERHFERNEHQLALHEIQLSEQNLQIQKLESTSYNGVYIWKIDQYGRRFQEARSGKTVSLYCAPFYVGRFGYKVCARLYPNGDGMGKGTHVSVFFVIMRGEHDALLPWPFTQKVHFRIIDQDRIRDASDAFRPNADSSSFKKPRSDMNIASGCPTLLSHADLQRGGYVKNDTMFVRINVDMETLQGDLWT; this comes from the exons ATGGCTAACTTCATCCTAGAACCAGACGAGCGACTCATTTGCCCAATTTgcaaaacagttttcaaagagCCCTGGCAGACTTCTTGCGGACACAGATTCTGCAAATTATGTTTGGAATCACTTCTCAG GGAAACAAGTATGCGATGCCCAGTCGATGGACACCAGATTTCGCAAGACGAATCGTTTCGTGACAAATGCTGTGAAAGAGAAATACTCGATCTACGATGCCGCTGCCAGTACCATGGTAAAAACTGCAATTGGATGGGCGAGTTTCGAAACTTTGAG gCCCATGAAGCCAGCTGTCAATATGGTAACGCGCAATGCTCAGCCTGTGGTGAAACGATGGAACGAAGGAAACTTGAAGAACATGCATTGAATGACTGTAGCAAGAGGGCGGTGATGTGTACATACTGCGGTGGAACGGTGCTTCACAGCAGCATGAAG GATCATTTGGATTTTTGTCGAAAGTTACCCGAAAGTTGCCCTTTGCTCTGTGGAAAGGAAGCTATACCACGCGACATGTTGGACGATCACTTGACCATGGAGTGTCCCCAGGCGGAAGTACGGTGCCCATTTTCCATCCATGGCTGCGAATTTAAA GGTAAAAAAGAATCTATTGACGACCAcctaagaaaaaatattatggtTCACGTTGAAAAGATGAACCAATCAACCGCTGAAAACCAAAGAAAGCATGCGAAGGTTGAAGAAAAGATGACCAGCTTGGAAAAAGAGAACAACACATTGAAACAACAATTACAAAATCAAAGTGAGGAGCTTGTAATGGCAAAAATCAACATCCAAACGCAGCAAACAAAGATTTCTTTGATAGAGAGGTCAATGGAAGGCCAAAAGAACGACTTGGCAAAATTGCGCCGTGATTTAGACGCCATAGAGTGTGAAGGGGGCGGAGCAATTGTCTCTTCTCTGATAGAAGAAATTTTAACCACTGTGAGAGAACATGAAGAAAGAGTAACAAATTTGCAAAGCGAACTGGTTCGTATCAAGGAGATGAGATTGAGCTCAAGCGATACCGAGACAAGATTACGTTCCTTTTCTGATAATCACAGCGTCTGTGAACGtcactttgaaagaaatgagCACCAACTGGCATTGCATGAAATTCAACTTTCAGAACAAAATCTACAGATCCAGAAACTGGAGTCAACGTCATACAATGGAGTTTACATTTGGAAGATAGATCAGTACGGTCGGAGGTTTCAAGAAGCACGTTCTGGGAAAACCGTTTCGCTTTATTGTGCACCGTTCTATGTTGGAAGATTTGGTTACAAAGTATGCGCTCGTCTTTATCCCAATGGCGATGGGATGGGAAAAGGAACGCATGTGTCCGTCTTCTTTGTGATAATGCGTGGTGAACATGACGCCTTGTTACCTTGGCCTTTCACACAAAAAGTTCATTTTAGAATTATCGACCAGGACAGAATCAGAGACGCCAGTGATGCTTTTCGTCCGAATGCTGACAGCTCAAGTTTCAAAAAACCAAGGAGTGACATGAATATTGCATCAGGATGTCCTACGCTTCTCTCTCATGCAGATCTTCAACGGGGTGGATATGTCAAGAATGATACTATGTTTGTAAGAATAAATGTTGACATGGAGACCCTTCAAGGTGACTTATGGACGTGA
- the LOC141890547 gene encoding uncharacterized protein LOC141890547, with product MFPRKMICILLFLFYMVPCVKTLSECRHLDFKPELAIEGKRLLNHIINTVQVVDTENCGFLCFTEPNCVSYNLKASPTTNGYHECELNNSTSEEHENEMELDPDYVYRGVKNACVSDPCMNNGTCQTGFTEKGRRCSCPVGFNGENCENDIDECATGGNACADYEICNNTVGSYNCIPLPCIKIQQERNLSAVIAIIGSGKKKCSLVNETVMGACSGGVWKLVMKMDGKKATFRYDSRFWKNKESFNLVGGETGFDNIETKLPTYWGSSFTKICLGMKFHHKENAQFIVINKTADSLHSLISCGQHRATSVGRNTWKSLIGSEASLQPNCNKEGFNVKGGPNQVRIGILGNNEHDCDSCDSKLGFGANHHLTCGNRGVHGADNGDKLFKVMGYILIQ from the exons ATGTTTCCCAGAAAAATGATCTGCATTTTGCTCTTTCTGTTTTATATGGTGCCCTGCGTTAAGACTTTGTCAG AATGTAGACATTTGGATTTCAAACCAGAGCTGGCAATCGAAGGCAAACGTTTGTTAAATCATATTATAAACACAGTGCAAGTTGTAGATACGGAAAACTGTGGTTTTTTGTGCTTCACTGAGCCCAACTGTGTCAGTTACAATTTAAAGGCGTCACCGACTACAAATGGTTACCATGAATGTGAATTGAATAACTCTACCAGTGAAGAACATGAAAATGAGATGGAATTGGATCCCGATTATGTGTACCGCGGAGTTAAG AATGCCTGCGTGTCCGACCCTTGCATGAATAACGGAACCTGTCAGACCGGTTTTACAGAGAAAGGACGTAGATGCTCTTGTCCTGTTGGCTTTAACGGGGAAAACTGTGAAAATG ATATTGACGAATGTGCTACTGGAGGAAATGCCTGCGCGGATTATGAAATATGTAACAACACTGTTGGTTCATACAATTGCATTC CTTTACCGTGCATTAAGATTCAACAAGAACGGAATCT GTCCGCGGTAATTGCAATAATAGGCAGTGGCAAAAAGAAATGCTCCTTGGTGAACGAAACCGTAATGGGAGCTTGCAGTGGCGGCGTGTGGAAGCTGGTGATGAAAATGGACGGCAAGAAG gcgaCCTTTCGCTACGATTCTCGATTTtggaagaacaaagaaagtttTAACCTCGTGGGAGGAGAGACTGGATTTGATAACATTGAAACCAAATTGCCAACTTACTGGGGCTCATCCTTTACTAAAATCTGCCTGGGCATGAAGTTTCACCacaaagaaaatgcacaatttaTTGTCATCAACAAAACCGCTGACTCCTTACACTCCCTGATATCCTGCGGACAGCACCGCGCTACCTCAGTTGGTCGAAACACGTGGAAATCCTTGATTGGTTCTGAGGCCTCATTACAACCGAACTGCAACAAGGAAGGATTCAATGTTAAAGGAGGCCCGAATCAAGTGAGGATCGGTATCCTTGGTAACAACGAACATGATTGCGACAGTTGTGATTCTAAACTCGGTTTCGGTGCGAACCATCATCTTACATGCGGGAACCGAGGAGTTCATGGGGCTGATAATGGGGACAAGCTGTTCAAAGTCATGGGATATATCTTAATTCAGTGA